From Alphaproteobacteria bacterium, the proteins below share one genomic window:
- a CDS encoding MarR family transcriptional regulator — protein MLPLDDYVPYLLNRAGARIAASFSEEVRPFGITLQMWRALAALTDRDGQTVGELSGRTSIEISTLSRVLDGLQRRKLLERRRAEDDGRVVTLHLTAAGRTMTRRVIPIAERYERVAIAGLSARDVETLKRLLRTLYANMDGLAERP, from the coding sequence GTGCTGCCGCTCGACGACTACGTTCCCTACCTGCTGAACCGCGCCGGCGCGCGCATCGCGGCGTCGTTCAGCGAGGAGGTACGGCCCTTCGGCATCACGCTGCAGATGTGGCGCGCGCTGGCGGCGCTGACAGACCGCGACGGCCAGACCGTGGGCGAGCTGTCGGGCCGCACCAGCATCGAGATCTCGACGCTCTCGCGCGTGCTCGACGGCCTGCAGCGCCGCAAGCTGCTCGAGCGCCGGCGCGCCGAGGATGATGGCCGCGTCGTGACCCTGCACCTGACCGCGGCAGGCCGGACGATGACCCGGCGCGTGATCCCGATCGCCGAGCGCTACGAACGCGTGGCGATCGCCGGCCTGTCGGCGCGCGACGTCGAAACGCTCAAGCGCCTGCTGCGCACGCTCTACGCCAACATGGACGGGCTCGCGGAAAGGCCCTGA
- a CDS encoding pyridoxamine 5'-phosphate oxidase family protein, translating to MARVTSVDALRNIVKPPNPRTFTKITPELDEQSIDFLKRCPFALVSTVSEDGTIEVSPKGDEPGFIRVEDPRTLLIPERAGNNLAFGLTNILNNGKIGMIALVPATGETLRLSGTAEIFDDADLVGSMSSLGKPALLATRIHIKHCYFHCARSILRAKLWDPTAWPAPGRVSFGKIIAPKMGGDEAMAKQIDAGIDGAYTTRLWSNG from the coding sequence ATGGCGCGTGTCACCTCGGTCGATGCCCTGCGCAACATCGTCAAGCCGCCCAACCCGCGCACCTTCACCAAGATCACGCCGGAGCTCGACGAGCAGTCGATCGACTTCCTCAAGCGCTGCCCCTTCGCGCTGGTCAGCACGGTGAGCGAGGACGGCACGATCGAGGTCTCGCCCAAGGGCGACGAGCCGGGCTTCATCCGCGTCGAGGATCCGCGTACCCTGCTGATCCCGGAGCGCGCCGGCAACAATCTGGCCTTCGGCCTGACCAACATCCTCAACAACGGCAAGATTGGCATGATCGCCCTGGTGCCGGCGACCGGCGAGACCCTGCGTCTGTCGGGCACGGCCGAGATCTTCGACGATGCCGACCTGGTGGGCTCGATGAGCTCGCTGGGCAAGCCGGCGCTGCTGGCCACGCGCATCCACATCAAGCACTGCTACTTCCACTGCGCGCGCTCGATCCTGCGCGCCAAGCTGTGGGATCCGACCGCCTGGCCGGCGCCCGGCCGCGTCTCCTTCGGCAAGATCATCGCACCCAAGATGGGCGGCGACGAGGCGATGGCCAAGCAGATCGACGCCGGCATCGACGGTGCCTACACCACGCGGCTGTGGAGCAACGGCTAG
- a CDS encoding 5-methyltetrahydropteroyltriglutamate--homocysteine S-methyltransferase yields MSRTDAAQPPFRAEVIGSLLRPRSLKDAAASGAESHAAALEREIARVVAKQEELGFRVVTDGELGRTSWFGFFFEGLDGIRLAPSQFRFRDAEGGSYEWPTCVAAQKLRRRAPITLAEYARLKRLVKHALPKATLPTPSAFHFFRFTAAFDPQAYADASGYFDDLVAIYRSELDELVKAGCRYMQMDEVPVAMLCDPLVREQTRAQGGDPDALLDLYVSVIRRILEGRPAGVTVGMHLCRGNFRGRWMASGGYEPVARKLFNDFPVDVYFLEYDSQRAGDFAPLRHVPADRHVVLGLVSSKSPEMESVDDLRHRIDEASVHVNLDRLSLSSQCGFASVAGGNLLSEDQQWAKLALISDTARRVWGTT; encoded by the coding sequence ATGTCCAGGACTGACGCCGCCCAGCCGCCGTTTCGCGCCGAGGTGATTGGCAGCCTGCTGCGCCCGCGTTCGCTCAAGGACGCGGCCGCATCGGGTGCCGAAAGCCACGCCGCCGCGCTGGAGCGCGAGATCGCGCGCGTCGTCGCCAAGCAGGAGGAGCTGGGCTTCCGCGTCGTCACCGATGGCGAGCTCGGCCGCACCTCCTGGTTCGGCTTCTTCTTCGAAGGCCTCGACGGCATCCGCCTGGCGCCCTCGCAGTTCCGCTTCCGCGACGCCGAGGGCGGCAGCTACGAATGGCCGACCTGCGTCGCGGCGCAGAAGCTCAGGCGGCGCGCGCCGATCACGCTCGCCGAGTATGCGCGGCTCAAGCGGCTGGTGAAGCACGCGCTGCCCAAGGCGACCCTGCCGACGCCCAGCGCCTTTCACTTCTTCCGCTTCACCGCGGCCTTCGACCCGCAGGCCTACGCCGATGCCTCGGGTTACTTCGACGACCTCGTCGCCATCTACCGCAGCGAGCTGGACGAGTTGGTCAAGGCCGGCTGCCGCTACATGCAGATGGACGAGGTGCCGGTCGCCATGCTGTGCGATCCGCTGGTGCGCGAGCAGACCCGCGCGCAGGGCGGCGATCCCGACGCGCTGCTCGACCTCTACGTCTCTGTGATCCGCCGCATCCTCGAGGGAAGGCCGGCGGGCGTGACCGTGGGCATGCATCTGTGCCGCGGCAATTTCCGCGGCCGCTGGATGGCCTCGGGCGGCTACGAGCCGGTGGCGCGCAAGCTGTTCAACGACTTCCCGGTCGACGTCTACTTCCTCGAATACGACAGCCAGCGCGCCGGCGACTTCGCGCCGCTGCGCCACGTGCCCGCCGACCGCCACGTCGTGCTCGGCCTGGTGTCGTCGAAGAGTCCCGAAATGGAGAGCGTCGACGATCTGCGGCATCGCATCGACGAGGCCTCGGTGCACGTCAATCTCGATCGGCTGTCGCTCTCCTCGCAGTGCGGCTTCGCCAGCGTCGCCGGCGGCAATTTGCTGAGCGAAGACCAGCAATGGGCCAAGCTGGCGCTGATATCAGACACGGCGCGGCGCGTCTGGGGTACCACTTAG
- a CDS encoding LLM class flavin-dependent oxidoreductase yields the protein MALDFGYFTLSDNRYKDNPRSAESFIKDIYAEALWAEAVGLNSAWIGEHHFNLLGVNASPLAILAQIAGATKRIRLAPAVTLLPVHHPLHVAEEWATLDLLSGGRVDFAAGRGYDRLEYGPFQADFDHSAEIFAEGLEVVWRAWTETGKWSHRGRFFQFDDIEVRPRPAQSPLRPYVACFSRPSMELAARHDWNIIYAPFAAAMVYGSLADAVRVYRETCEGTHKRPARRAMCSYFIHIASTPQEEAYGREALIRYFHDALIAAFPSSSGEKVPPTYKYFVEIVNLLRDMRPEKLTSKSILVGPPAKIIEDLKTVEEAGIAEVILYFNYGCKPHALVKEQMQRFMQEVAPAFEGSHTKLRLRAAE from the coding sequence ATGGCGCTGGATTTCGGCTACTTCACGCTGAGCGACAACCGCTACAAGGACAACCCGCGCAGCGCCGAGTCCTTCATCAAGGACATCTACGCCGAGGCGCTGTGGGCCGAGGCGGTGGGGCTGAACTCGGCCTGGATCGGCGAGCACCATTTCAACCTGCTGGGCGTCAACGCCAGCCCGCTGGCGATCCTGGCGCAGATCGCCGGCGCGACGAAGCGCATCCGGCTCGCGCCCGCCGTGACCTTGCTGCCCGTGCACCATCCGCTGCACGTGGCCGAGGAATGGGCGACGCTCGACCTGCTGTCCGGCGGCCGTGTCGACTTCGCCGCCGGCCGCGGCTACGACCGGCTGGAGTACGGCCCGTTCCAGGCCGATTTCGACCATTCCGCCGAGATCTTCGCCGAAGGCCTGGAGGTCGTCTGGCGCGCCTGGACCGAGACCGGCAAGTGGTCGCACAGGGGCCGCTTCTTTCAGTTCGACGACATCGAGGTGCGGCCCAGACCGGCGCAGTCTCCGCTGCGGCCCTACGTGGCCTGCTTCTCGCGGCCCTCGATGGAGCTGGCGGCGCGCCACGACTGGAACATCATCTACGCGCCCTTCGCCGCCGCCATGGTCTACGGTTCGCTGGCCGACGCGGTGCGGGTCTATCGCGAGACCTGCGAGGGCACGCACAAGCGGCCGGCGCGGCGCGCGATGTGCTCCTACTTCATCCATATCGCCTCGACGCCGCAGGAAGAGGCCTATGGCCGCGAGGCGCTGATCCGGTACTTCCACGATGCGCTGATCGCGGCGTTCCCCTCGTCCTCGGGCGAGAAGGTGCCGCCGACCTACAAGTACTTCGTCGAGATCGTGAACCTCCTGCGCGACATGCGGCCGGAGAAGCTCACCAGCAAGTCGATCCTGGTCGGCCCGCCGGCCAAGATCATCGAGGACCTCAAGACGGTCGAGGAGGCCGGCATCGCCGAGGTGATCCTGTACTTCAACTACGGTTGCAAGCCGCACGCGCTGGTGAAGGAGCAGATGCAGCGCTTCATGCAGGAGGTCGCGCCGGCCTTCGAGGGCTCGCACACCAAGCTCCGCCTGAGGGCGGCCGAGTAG